A genomic stretch from Falco cherrug isolate bFalChe1 chromosome 1, bFalChe1.pri, whole genome shotgun sequence includes:
- the LOC106631679 gene encoding CMRF35-like molecule 2 isoform X1 — MELLPLLTWALLPGCWAVRGPGAVQGFLGQSLSVTCTYKSSQEMLPKYWCKRGTVLTCNHDIVITSETRPYVRQDRFSIRDNRNLQSFTVTMEGLVKSDEGSYFCGVRNSILWPDDKDSVKVIVSPAPPSFSPASPYTTTTKCPDPTSSVSVPTQTAPREKAVQPGSDLSHNKGSSPPHLDVVGHILTPGIVVALLLLAVAVGILVILSRKRKKAPSGAAVEMDRTRSASHTGADALNYAVINHCTGIAESQLYSNVEAFRCSVNTATEYMEVKQSNKYLEEEKEATYASVHKSSMEQQEIYANVPLAPQPREEPSSAVREV; from the exons ATggagctcctgcctctgctcacCTGGGCGCTGCTGCCAG GCTGCTGGGCGGTGAGGGGGCCCGGCGCCGTGCAAGGATTCCTGGGGCAGTCCCTCTCGGTCACCTGCACGTACAAGTCTAGCCAGGAGATGTTGCCGAAATACTGGTGCAAACGGGGAACAGTTCTGACCTGTAATCATGACATTGTCATCACCTCGGAAACGCGGCCCTACGTGCGGCAGGACCGATTCTCCATCCGTGATAATCGTAACCTGCAGAGTTTCACGGTGACCATGGAGGGTCTGGTTAAGAGTGATGAGGGCAGCTACTTCTGCGGGGTGCGAAACAGCATATTGTGGCCTGATGACAAGGACAGTGTGAAGGTGATCGTGTCCCCAG ctcctccttccttctccccagcatcaccctacaccaccaccaccaagtgCCCCGATCCCACTAGCTCTGTATCAGTCCCCACACAGACAGCTCCCCGGGAGAAAGCTGTGCAACCAGGATCCGATCTCTCACACAACAAAGGCTCCAGCCCTCCACA cttgGATGTGGTTGGGCACATCCTCACTCCAGGCATCGTAGTGGCTCTTCTTTTGCTTGCAGTTGCTGTTGGCATTTTGGTAATACTGtccaggaagaggaagaagg CCCCCTCCGGAGCAGCTGTAGAGATGGACAGGACTCGCAGTGCTTCGCATACA GGAGCAGATGCCTTGAACTACGCGGTCATTAACCACTGCACAGGCATAGCGGAGAGCCAGTTGTACAGCAATGTCGAAGCTTTCCGCTGCTCGGTGAACACCGCGACGGAATACATGGAGGTCAAGCAGAGCAATAAG TatctggaagaggaaaaagaggctACATATGCCAGTGTGCACAAGTCCTCGATGGAGCAGCAGGAGATATATGCCAATGTGCCGTTGGCTCCACAGCCCAGAGAAGAGCCCTCCAGCGCAGTGAGGGAGGTGTGA
- the CD300LD gene encoding CMRF35-like molecule 5, translating into MRIFLVWTLFPGGWAVTGPMKVMADQGGSLTVSCSYEPGYELYSKYWCRPSFLWFCFTYIAQTNGSEVMVTQGRVSIRDNHMAHSFTVTLGSVTLGDAGWYSCGVRRRWWFNQWHTTEVTVSTAGSATTKDSDMSLLATNSPYPTGSGEPAVVSQLSVTYLLLFLSVKVLVALMLACGATWVRSRHRTCGQEDLQLFEAARTPACPPSPTTSGPQGCPPAPLPPTLLRLCHPPQLPHASSCLALGASPPAKSQPLLASPVLETGGSGAQRGCIC; encoded by the exons ATGAGGATTTTCTTGGTTTGGACCCTTTTCCCAG GTGGCTGGGCAGTGACGGGCCCCATGAAAGTGATGGCTGACCAGGGTGGCTCACTGACAGTGTCCTGCAGCTATGAGCCAGGCTATGAGCTCTACTCCAAGTACTGGTGCCGCCCgagcttcctctggttttgcTTCACCTACATTGCCCAAACCAATGGCTCAGAGGTGATGGTGACACAGGGCAGGGTGTCCATCAGGGACAACCACATGGCACACTCATTCACGGTGACACTGGGAAGTGTCACTCTGGGGGACGCAGGCTGGTACTCGTGCGGGGTGAGGAGGAGATGGTGGTTCAACCAGTGGCACACCACCGAGGTGACAGTCTCCACAG ctggTTCAGCCACAACCAAGGACAGTGACATGAGCCTGTTGGCCACCAACTCCCCGTACCCCACAGGCTCTGGGGAGCCTGCAGTGGT GTCCCAGCTCAGTGTTACCTacctgctgctcttcctcagcGTGAAGGTATTGGTGGCGCTGATGCTGGCATGTGGGGCCACCTGGGTGAGGAGCCGGCACAGGACCTGCGGCCAGGAAGACCTGCAGCTCTTTGAGGCGGCCAGGACACCggcctgccctccctccccaacCACCTCAGGACCCCAGGGATGCCCTCCTGCTCCCTTGCCCCCGACCCTACTGAGGCTATgccacccaccacagctgccccatgccagcagctgcttggcTCTGGGTGCTTCTCCCCCTGCGAAGTCTCAGCCCCTCCTGGCATCCCCTGTGCTGGAGACAGGAGGGTCTGGGGCACAGAGAGGCTGCATCTgctga
- the LOC106631679 gene encoding CMRF35-like molecule 2 isoform X2 — MELLPLLTWALLPGCWAVRGPGAVQGFLGQSLSVTCTYKSSQEMLPKYWCKRGTVLTCNHDIVITSETRPYVRQDRFSIRDNRNLQSFTVTMEGLVKSDEGSYFCGVRNSILWPDDKDSVKVIVSPAPPSFSPASPYTTTTKCPDPTSSVSVPTQTAPREKAVQPGSDLSHNKGSSPPHLDVVGHILTPGIVVALLLLAVAVGILVILSRKRKKAPSGAAVEMDRTRSASHTGADALNYAVINHCTGIAESQLYSNVEAFRCSVNTATEYMEVKQSNKSPQLFLGA; from the exons ATggagctcctgcctctgctcacCTGGGCGCTGCTGCCAG GCTGCTGGGCGGTGAGGGGGCCCGGCGCCGTGCAAGGATTCCTGGGGCAGTCCCTCTCGGTCACCTGCACGTACAAGTCTAGCCAGGAGATGTTGCCGAAATACTGGTGCAAACGGGGAACAGTTCTGACCTGTAATCATGACATTGTCATCACCTCGGAAACGCGGCCCTACGTGCGGCAGGACCGATTCTCCATCCGTGATAATCGTAACCTGCAGAGTTTCACGGTGACCATGGAGGGTCTGGTTAAGAGTGATGAGGGCAGCTACTTCTGCGGGGTGCGAAACAGCATATTGTGGCCTGATGACAAGGACAGTGTGAAGGTGATCGTGTCCCCAG ctcctccttccttctccccagcatcaccctacaccaccaccaccaagtgCCCCGATCCCACTAGCTCTGTATCAGTCCCCACACAGACAGCTCCCCGGGAGAAAGCTGTGCAACCAGGATCCGATCTCTCACACAACAAAGGCTCCAGCCCTCCACA cttgGATGTGGTTGGGCACATCCTCACTCCAGGCATCGTAGTGGCTCTTCTTTTGCTTGCAGTTGCTGTTGGCATTTTGGTAATACTGtccaggaagaggaagaagg CCCCCTCCGGAGCAGCTGTAGAGATGGACAGGACTCGCAGTGCTTCGCATACA GGAGCAGATGCCTTGAACTACGCGGTCATTAACCACTGCACAGGCATAGCGGAGAGCCAGTTGTACAGCAATGTCGAAGCTTTCCGCTGCTCGGTGAACACCGCGACGGAATACATGGAGGTCAAGCAGAGCAATAAG TCCCCACAGCTGTTCCTGGGTGCTTAA
- the LOC102046002 gene encoding CMRF35-like molecule 8 isoform X2 — MMGILLGWSWLLLPVCQALVVPREVSGHAGEKLSLRCWYPRGYEDYNKYWCEGASRHSCRKVVETAGRDVPQQHGRVSIQDSHIFCVVLLTVQNLSETDAGSYWCGVERTGSDLMEPVTVRVLPAVAATPAAPLATLTPWISSTMMEHTPATNATTMGPGGPVLNMVLLSLMVVLFSLLALAGSTRLLCILCRRCRRREGTPRCPSQDMGDKPTLGTGLQGAPHSQQHRKPALESVLSATQVCAAPRKPGIATELDDSPVYDNLLNLAEVRAPGAGSVGSTGRAHAVWLLTLGSPHTAQLCPRAVGTRCPLARVATVTQNQTSSWRTPASSQTPCVSRR, encoded by the exons ATGATGGGGATAttgctgggctggagctggctccTTCTGCCAG TTTGCCAGGCTCTGGTTGTCCCCAGGGAGGTCAGTGGCCACGCTGGGGAGAAGCTCTCCCTCCGCTGCTGGTACCCCCGGGGCTATGAGGACTACAACAAGTACTGGTGCGAGGGGGCCAGTCGGCACTCTTGCCGCAAGGTGGTGGAGACGGCGGGCAGGGATGTGCCCCAGCAGCATGGCCGGGTCTCCATCCAGGACAGCCACATCTTCTGCGTGGTCCTGCTCACCGTGCAAAACCTCTCTGAGACAGATGCTGGGAGTTACTGGTGCGGGGTGGAGAGGACAGGCAGCGACCTGATGGAGCCAGTGACAGTGAGGGTGCTCCCAG CAGTAGCAGCtaccccagcagctcctctggccACCCTCACCCCCTGGATCTCCAGCACCATGATGGAGCATACCCCCGCAACAAATGCCACCACCATGGG CCCCGGGGGGCCAGTCCTGAACATGGTCCTGCTCTCCCTTATGGTGGTCCTGTTCTCCCTCCTGGCTCTTGCTGGCTCCACCAGGCTCCTCTGCATCCTGTGCAGGAGatgcaggaggagggaag GCACACCCCGGTGCCCATCCCAGGACATGGGGGACAAACCCACCCTGGGCacggggctgcagggagctccCCACTcccagcaacacagaaaacctGCCCTTGAGTCTGTTCTTTCTGCCACCCAAGTCTGTGCTGCCCCCCGCAAACCAGGCATTGCCACAGAGCTGGATGACAGCCCCGTCTACGACAACTTGCTGAACTTGGCAGAGGTGAGAGCCCCTGGTGCGGGCAGCgtgggcagcacaggcagggcccATGCAGTGTGGTTGCTCACCCTGGGCAGCCCCCAcactgcccagctgtgccccagggctgtggggacacGCTGTCCCCTGGCCAGGGTGGCCACAGTGACACAGAACCAAACCTCAAGCTGGAGAACACCAGCATCCTCACAAACACCCTGTGTCAGCAGGAGGTGA
- the LOC102046002 gene encoding CMRF35-like molecule 8 isoform X1, whose product MMGILLGWSWLLLPVCQALVVPREVSGHAGEKLSLRCWYPRGYEDYNKYWCEGASRHSCRKVVETAGRDVPQQHGRVSIQDSHIFCVVLLTVQNLSETDAGSYWCGVERTGSDLMEPVTVRVLPAVAATPAAPLATLTPWISSTMMEHTPATNATTMGPGGPVLNMVLLSLMVVLFSLLALAGSTRLLCILCRRCRRREGNAALVCPVPGTPRCPSQDMGDKPTLGTGLQGAPHSQQHRKPALESVLSATQVCAAPRKPGIATELDDSPVYDNLLNLAEVRAPGAGSVGSTGRAHAVWLLTLGSPHTAQLCPRAVGTRCPLARVATVTQNQTSSWRTPASSQTPCVSRR is encoded by the exons ATGATGGGGATAttgctgggctggagctggctccTTCTGCCAG TTTGCCAGGCTCTGGTTGTCCCCAGGGAGGTCAGTGGCCACGCTGGGGAGAAGCTCTCCCTCCGCTGCTGGTACCCCCGGGGCTATGAGGACTACAACAAGTACTGGTGCGAGGGGGCCAGTCGGCACTCTTGCCGCAAGGTGGTGGAGACGGCGGGCAGGGATGTGCCCCAGCAGCATGGCCGGGTCTCCATCCAGGACAGCCACATCTTCTGCGTGGTCCTGCTCACCGTGCAAAACCTCTCTGAGACAGATGCTGGGAGTTACTGGTGCGGGGTGGAGAGGACAGGCAGCGACCTGATGGAGCCAGTGACAGTGAGGGTGCTCCCAG CAGTAGCAGCtaccccagcagctcctctggccACCCTCACCCCCTGGATCTCCAGCACCATGATGGAGCATACCCCCGCAACAAATGCCACCACCATGGG CCCCGGGGGGCCAGTCCTGAACATGGTCCTGCTCTCCCTTATGGTGGTCCTGTTCTCCCTCCTGGCTCTTGCTGGCTCCACCAGGCTCCTCTGCATCCTGTGCAGGAGatgcaggaggagggaaggtaATGCTGCCCTTGTGTGCCCTGTCCCAGGCACACCCCGGTGCCCATCCCAGGACATGGGGGACAAACCCACCCTGGGCacggggctgcagggagctccCCACTcccagcaacacagaaaacctGCCCTTGAGTCTGTTCTTTCTGCCACCCAAGTCTGTGCTGCCCCCCGCAAACCAGGCATTGCCACAGAGCTGGATGACAGCCCCGTCTACGACAACTTGCTGAACTTGGCAGAGGTGAGAGCCCCTGGTGCGGGCAGCgtgggcagcacaggcagggcccATGCAGTGTGGTTGCTCACCCTGGGCAGCCCCCAcactgcccagctgtgccccagggctgtggggacacGCTGTCCCCTGGCCAGGGTGGCCACAGTGACACAGAACCAAACCTCAAGCTGGAGAACACCAGCATCCTCACAAACACCCTGTGTCAGCAGGAGGTGA